A single window of Brevundimonas vitisensis DNA harbors:
- a CDS encoding ferredoxin--NADP reductase has protein sequence MTDTALSPAPVPAKASPFYQLEVLWVRHWTDQLFSFAVARPEDFRFRSGEFVMIGLPGEDGGKPVLRAYSIASPHWDEQLEFFSIKVPDGPLTSRLQKIVAGDTVLMGKKPTGTLVLDALTGGERLWLIGTGTGLAPWLSVARDPETYSRFGRVIVCHTVRSVADLAYRDFFTQGIHDDPLIGDEARAQLTYYPTVTREAFETPGRITDRIKSGAVFADLGLPDGFDPARDRVMLCGSMAMIKETGELLETYGLKEGSNAEPGDYVLERAFVG, from the coding sequence ATGACCGACACCGCCCTGTCCCCCGCCCCGGTGCCCGCCAAGGCCAGCCCGTTTTACCAGCTTGAGGTGCTGTGGGTTCGCCACTGGACCGATCAGCTGTTCAGCTTTGCTGTCGCCCGGCCCGAGGACTTCCGGTTTCGCTCCGGCGAGTTCGTGATGATCGGCCTGCCCGGCGAGGACGGCGGCAAGCCGGTCCTGCGGGCCTATTCGATCGCCAGCCCGCACTGGGACGAACAGCTGGAGTTCTTCTCGATCAAGGTGCCCGACGGCCCGCTGACCTCGCGCCTTCAGAAGATCGTCGCCGGGGACACCGTCCTGATGGGCAAGAAGCCGACCGGCACCCTGGTGCTGGATGCCCTGACCGGCGGCGAGCGGCTGTGGCTGATCGGCACGGGCACTGGCCTGGCGCCGTGGCTGAGTGTCGCGCGCGATCCCGAGACCTATAGCCGGTTCGGCCGCGTCATCGTCTGCCACACGGTGCGGTCGGTAGCCGACCTGGCCTACCGCGACTTCTTCACCCAGGGCATCCACGATGATCCCCTGATCGGAGACGAGGCCCGGGCGCAGCTGACCTATTACCCGACGGTCACGCGAGAGGCATTTGAAACGCCGGGGCGGATCACCGACCGCATCAAGTCTGGTGCCGTCTTTGCCGATCTGGGCCTGCCGGACGGTTTCGATCCGGCGCGCGACCGGGTGATGCTGTGCGGGTCCATGGCCATGATCAAGGAAACCGGCGAACTGCTGGAGACCTATGGCCTGAAGGAAGGCTCCAACGCCGAGCCCGGCGATTATGTGCTGGAACGCGCATTCGTCGGCTGA
- a CDS encoding chorismate mutase: MHKPALVAVDPRVDPSECQTMIEVRQGVDALDRALVALMAERQRYMDAAARIKPDRDAVHDEARIEDVVSKVLAAAKAHHLSPDIAEPVWRTLIDRCIAHEFGVYDRTRS, translated from the coding sequence ATGCATAAGCCCGCCCTCGTCGCCGTCGATCCCCGGGTCGATCCCAGCGAATGCCAGACCATGATCGAGGTCCGCCAGGGCGTCGACGCCCTGGACCGCGCCCTGGTCGCGCTGATGGCCGAACGCCAGCGCTATATGGACGCCGCAGCCCGCATCAAGCCGGACCGGGACGCCGTCCATGACGAGGCCCGCATCGAGGATGTGGTGTCAAAGGTGCTGGCGGCGGCAAAGGCGCACCACCTCTCGCCCGACATCGCCGAGCCTGTGTGGCGCACCCTGATCGACCGCTGCATCGCCCACGAGTTCGGCGTCTACGATCGCACGCGCAGCTGA
- a CDS encoding SIMPL domain-containing protein produces MRVFQLFSVAAFAAMASPALCQDASSGRPVIVVSGSAEVSAPPDRFAIDVTISGRGDTQVAALRSLATVQDRVVETLPSLDGVEDARLTTDDVELEPVYDRSCGDRYDEDRCPVVGYTATMDIQFEAAPATRAGDALSLASELGATSVRLNAYSLSDIASLRQEADRAAYADARQQADGLAGASGNRVLRVIRIQDASVPPEAFAEATEVDEVVVTGSRVRPAVSLVALPKPVVARSRLTVMFEIE; encoded by the coding sequence ATGAGAGTTTTCCAGCTTTTTTCCGTGGCGGCCTTTGCTGCCATGGCATCACCGGCGCTGTGTCAGGACGCATCGTCGGGGCGGCCTGTGATCGTCGTCAGCGGGTCTGCCGAAGTCAGTGCGCCACCTGATCGCTTTGCGATTGACGTTACAATCAGCGGTCGCGGCGACACGCAGGTTGCGGCGTTGCGTTCCCTGGCGACTGTTCAAGATCGTGTTGTCGAGACCCTGCCCAGTCTGGACGGGGTCGAAGATGCCCGTCTGACAACGGACGACGTCGAGTTGGAGCCGGTCTATGATCGGTCCTGCGGAGACAGGTACGACGAGGACCGCTGTCCCGTCGTTGGCTACACCGCGACCATGGACATTCAGTTCGAAGCCGCGCCTGCCACGAGGGCTGGCGATGCCCTTTCCCTGGCCTCGGAGCTTGGCGCGACTTCAGTACGCCTGAATGCCTATTCCCTTTCGGATATCGCCTCGCTGCGGCAGGAAGCCGATCGGGCGGCTTATGCCGATGCAAGGCAACAGGCAGACGGCTTGGCCGGCGCCTCTGGCAACCGCGTCCTTCGGGTCATCCGTATTCAGGACGCATCAGTACCGCCCGAGGCCTTTGCAGAGGCAACCGAAGTCGACGAGGTCGTCGTGACCGGCAGTCGTGTCCGCCCCGCAGTTTCCTTGGTAGCCCTGCCCAAACCCGTAGTTGCCCGGTCTCGGCTGACGGTGATGTTCGAAATCGAGTGA
- the panD gene encoding aspartate 1-decarboxylase, which translates to MLVTLMKSKLHRATVTQADLDYEGSIAIDTDLLDAAGIFAHEQVDVLNITTGARFTTYAIEAPRGSKVIGVNGAAARLVQKNDKVIVVTYGQLPAQEARQWSPTVVLLDDQNEIKRAA; encoded by the coding sequence ATGCTGGTCACTTTGATGAAGTCCAAGCTGCACCGCGCCACGGTGACGCAAGCCGATCTGGATTACGAAGGCTCCATCGCCATCGACACCGATCTGCTGGATGCCGCGGGCATCTTTGCCCACGAACAGGTCGATGTGCTGAACATCACGACCGGTGCGCGTTTCACCACCTATGCGATCGAGGCCCCGCGCGGGTCCAAGGTGATCGGCGTCAACGGCGCTGCTGCCCGGCTGGTCCAGAAGAACGACAAGGTTATCGTCGTCACCTATGGGCAACTGCCCGCCCAGGAAGCCCGCCAGTGGTCGCCCACCGTCGTGCTGCTGGACGACCAGAACGAGATCAAGCGCGCGGCTTGA
- the sppA gene encoding signal peptide peptidase SppA, whose translation MKQFFLTLLGVFAGLMLFFVVVPFILITVAISSASSSKPATPRNAVLELDLREGLTDQTSANPFAAFGGSGLSVVQVVDVLAQAGDDSSVKALLIRLPEAGMTPAAADEVRQAVRRFRATGKPVIAHSQGFLPVGAVISSYMVGASASELWMQNTSSFQATGFSTEEIFLGRAFDRYGLQPQFEQRYEFKNAVNGYTESDFTPAHREAMTAWMTSIYDGAVANAAQDRKTTPAALRTALEAGPYSAEQALGAKLIDKIGQVEEAEAEALRRAGKGSEIISFGDYASAQGSRDGSGKSAIAIIGGEGAIMTGTGGGADPFGGGSSIQSDDLAEAIYDAIEDKDVKAIVLRVSSPGGSPDASEQILAAVRAAKAAGKPVVVSMGAYAASGGYWISSEASYIVAQPSTLTGSIGVFGGKFVMAEALGRFGVDLRGLSVGGDYADAFSPAEPFSADQRAAFSQSIDRTYDQFIARVSAGRRLPEGRVREIARGRVWTGAQAKALGLVDELGGLHEAIGAARRLAKIPDDESVRFKRFPEPKSPWEALSSVFGVQSEAARALVMLGGIMADPEVQAVTQRVQADRMRREGAVVLADRPLG comes from the coding sequence ATGAAACAGTTTTTCCTGACCCTGCTGGGCGTGTTCGCCGGCCTGATGCTGTTCTTTGTGGTGGTGCCATTCATCCTGATCACGGTGGCGATCAGTTCGGCCTCGTCGTCCAAGCCGGCGACGCCGCGCAATGCGGTGCTGGAGCTGGACCTGCGCGAAGGCCTGACCGATCAGACCTCGGCCAATCCGTTCGCCGCCTTTGGCGGGTCCGGCCTGTCGGTGGTGCAGGTTGTGGACGTGCTGGCCCAGGCCGGCGACGACAGCAGCGTAAAGGCCCTGCTGATCCGCCTGCCCGAGGCCGGCATGACGCCCGCCGCCGCCGATGAGGTGCGCCAGGCCGTGCGCCGCTTCCGCGCCACGGGCAAGCCGGTCATTGCTCACTCTCAGGGCTTCCTGCCGGTCGGTGCCGTGATCTCCAGCTATATGGTCGGGGCCTCGGCGTCCGAGCTGTGGATGCAAAACACGTCCAGCTTCCAGGCCACAGGCTTTTCGACCGAAGAAATCTTCCTGGGCCGAGCGTTCGACAGATACGGCCTGCAGCCGCAGTTCGAGCAGCGGTACGAGTTCAAGAACGCCGTCAACGGCTATACCGAAAGCGACTTCACCCCGGCGCATCGCGAGGCGATGACGGCCTGGATGACCTCCATCTATGACGGTGCGGTCGCCAATGCCGCTCAGGATCGCAAGACGACGCCCGCCGCCCTGCGCACTGCGCTGGAGGCCGGTCCCTATTCTGCCGAGCAGGCTCTGGGTGCCAAGCTGATCGACAAGATCGGGCAGGTCGAGGAGGCCGAGGCCGAGGCCCTGCGGCGTGCGGGCAAGGGGTCCGAGATCATCAGCTTTGGCGACTACGCCTCGGCCCAGGGCTCGCGCGACGGCTCGGGCAAGTCCGCCATCGCCATCATCGGCGGCGAAGGCGCGATCATGACGGGCACCGGCGGCGGCGCCGACCCCTTCGGCGGCGGCTCCTCGATCCAGTCGGACGATTTGGCCGAGGCCATCTATGACGCGATCGAGGACAAGGATGTGAAGGCCATTGTGCTGCGCGTCTCGTCACCCGGGGGTTCGCCCGATGCGTCCGAACAGATCCTGGCCGCTGTGCGGGCAGCCAAGGCGGCGGGCAAGCCGGTCGTCGTGTCCATGGGCGCCTATGCTGCCTCCGGCGGATACTGGATCAGCTCCGAGGCCAGCTACATCGTCGCCCAGCCGTCGACCCTGACCGGATCGATCGGGGTTTTCGGCGGCAAGTTCGTGATGGCCGAGGCTCTTGGACGGTTCGGCGTCGACCTGCGCGGCCTTTCGGTCGGCGGCGACTATGCCGACGCCTTCTCGCCGGCCGAACCGTTCAGCGCCGATCAACGCGCGGCCTTCTCGCAGTCTATCGACCGGACCTATGACCAGTTCATCGCCCGCGTCTCGGCTGGCCGCCGCCTGCCCGAGGGCCGGGTGCGCGAAATCGCCCGCGGTCGGGTTTGGACCGGAGCGCAAGCCAAGGCCCTGGGCCTGGTCGACGAACTGGGCGGCCTGCACGAGGCCATTGGCGCCGCACGTCGCCTGGCGAAAATTCCGGACGACGAATCGGTGCGGTTCAAGCGCTTCCCCGAGCCCAAGTCGCCGTGGGAGGCCCTGTCTTCGGTGTTTGGTGTGCAGAGCGAGGCGGCGCGCGCCCTGGTCATGCTGGGTGGGATTATGGCCGATCCGGAGGTCCAGGCCGTGACCCAGCGCGTTCAGGCCGACCGTATGCGCCGCGAGGGTGCGGTGGTTCTGGCCGATCGGCCACTGGGCTGA
- a CDS encoding N-acetylmuramoyl-L-alanine amidase has translation MPPVTERPSPNFDARRSPPDMLILHYTGMKTAEEAVERLCDPAARVSAHYVVDEDGSILRLVPEERRAWHAGKGVWMGETDCNAASIGIEIVNPGHEWGYRDFPEAQVQAVIGLVADIRSRWSIPDVRIIGHSDMAPDRKQDPGERFPWKTLAAAGHGLWFEPAPERIAALGAPLGPGDEGLGVIVLRAGLHRLGYGLQPGGIYDEETRLTVEAFQRHWRPAQVDGIADGQTRATLMGVLQLATAESVTGVLN, from the coding sequence ATGCCGCCGGTCACCGAGCGTCCCTCCCCCAATTTCGACGCCCGGCGGAGCCCGCCGGATATGCTGATCCTGCACTACACCGGCATGAAGACGGCTGAGGAGGCGGTCGAGCGCCTGTGCGACCCCGCCGCCCGGGTGTCGGCCCACTATGTCGTCGACGAGGACGGATCGATCCTGCGGCTGGTGCCTGAGGAACGCCGCGCCTGGCATGCAGGCAAGGGTGTCTGGATGGGTGAGACCGACTGCAATGCCGCCTCCATCGGCATCGAGATCGTCAATCCGGGCCATGAGTGGGGCTATCGCGATTTTCCTGAGGCTCAAGTCCAGGCTGTCATCGGCCTGGTTGCCGACATCCGCTCGCGCTGGAGCATTCCTGACGTTCGGATCATCGGCCACTCCGACATGGCTCCTGACCGAAAGCAGGACCCAGGAGAGCGCTTTCCCTGGAAAACCCTGGCAGCGGCAGGACATGGCCTGTGGTTCGAACCGGCGCCCGAGCGGATCGCGGCCTTAGGCGCACCCTTGGGTCCCGGCGACGAAGGGCTGGGGGTCATCGTCCTGCGGGCCGGGCTGCATCGGCTGGGATATGGACTCCAGCCCGGCGGGATCTACGACGAGGAAACCCGCCTGACGGTCGAGGCCTTTCAGCGCCACTGGCGGCCGGCACAGGTGGACGGCATCGCCGATGGCCAGACCCGCGCCACCCTGATGGGCGTGCTGCAGCTGGCCACAGCCGAGAGTGTGACAGGCGTGCTGAACTGA
- the hutI gene encoding imidazolonepropionase, which produces MVEGQGPYGAIDDGAVLIRDGDIAFAGPRADLPDHEAAQTDQMGGRWVTPGLIDCHTHLVFGGNRSGEFEQRLGGATYEQIAQAGGGIVSTVAATRAASEDDLYASALRRLAGLKASGVTTVEIKSGYGLDRDTELRMLRVARRIGHEAGVRVRTSYLGLHAVPPEHRADRVTYVDLAVDDILPAAHAEGLVDAVDAYCEPIAFSTAEVARLFDRAAALGLPVKLHADQLSDGGGAALAGRYRALSADHVEHTTEAGVRAMAEAGVAAVLLPGAYLMLRETTVPPVELFRTHGVRMAVATDCNPGTSPVASMTAALNLACVQFRLTPEEALAGATRNAAQALGLSDRIGTIEAGKRADLAVWDIQRPAELAYWLGAPLLHARYLRGQPS; this is translated from the coding sequence ATGGTCGAGGGGCAGGGGCCCTATGGCGCGATCGACGACGGCGCGGTCCTGATCCGGGATGGCGACATCGCCTTTGCCGGTCCGCGCGCTGACCTGCCCGATCACGAAGCGGCCCAGACCGATCAGATGGGTGGTCGCTGGGTCACGCCCGGCCTGATCGACTGTCACACCCATCTGGTCTTCGGCGGCAATCGCTCGGGCGAGTTCGAGCAACGTCTGGGCGGCGCGACCTATGAGCAGATCGCGCAGGCGGGCGGCGGAATCGTCTCCACCGTCGCGGCGACGCGGGCGGCGTCCGAAGACGATCTCTATGCCTCTGCCCTGCGGCGGCTGGCGGGACTGAAGGCCAGCGGCGTCACGACAGTCGAGATCAAGTCCGGCTATGGCCTGGATCGCGACACCGAACTCAGGATGTTGAGGGTCGCCCGGCGCATCGGCCACGAGGCCGGTGTGCGCGTCCGCACCAGCTATCTGGGCCTGCACGCCGTGCCGCCGGAGCATCGCGCAGACCGTGTCACCTATGTCGATCTGGCGGTGGACGACATCCTGCCGGCCGCCCATGCCGAAGGTCTGGTCGATGCGGTCGATGCCTATTGCGAGCCCATCGCCTTTTCGACGGCCGAGGTCGCGCGGCTGTTCGACCGTGCCGCTGCCCTGGGGCTGCCGGTCAAGCTGCATGCCGATCAGCTGTCGGACGGAGGGGGAGCCGCCCTGGCGGGGCGCTATCGGGCGCTGTCGGCCGACCACGTCGAGCACACCACTGAGGCAGGGGTGCGCGCCATGGCCGAGGCTGGAGTCGCCGCAGTTCTGCTGCCCGGCGCCTATCTGATGCTGCGGGAGACGACGGTACCGCCGGTCGAGCTGTTCCGAACGCATGGAGTCCGGATGGCGGTGGCGACCGATTGCAATCCCGGCACATCGCCGGTCGCCTCCATGACGGCGGCGTTGAACCTGGCCTGTGTTCAGTTCCGCCTGACGCCCGAGGAGGCCCTGGCCGGAGCGACCCGGAACGCTGCCCAGGCCCTGGGTCTGTCCGACCGCATCGGCACGATCGAGGCGGGAAAGCGCGCCGACCTGGCTGTGTGGGACATCCAGCGCCCCGCCGAACTGGCCTACTGGCTGGGTGCGCCTCTGCTCCACGCGCGCTACCTGCGCGGCCAGCCGTCGTGA
- a CDS encoding agmatinase family protein: MTDSEALSWRSIADLIGEHPAAPVALVGAPLNERSLTPGRCDLGPRAFRAVLPRFSIYDVETGADLDCAVHDAGDLALKALSPAEAFEPIRHAVAAQADRSLTIIVGGNNAITRPGLHGLGLERAGLLTLDAHFDLRDTDQGLTNGNPVQALLDDGLDGVRVSQLGLAPFANTRRAHEKAMAAGITVRTARDCRTQGLSALVAQELERLSALVDVIYVDVDIDVIDRSHWPASPGARPGGLPAQDVFDATRLIGAHPKVRAVDLTEYDPSLDVGDLGSLTAGRWFCELLAGFQARG, translated from the coding sequence ATGACGGATTCAGAGGCCCTGTCCTGGCGCAGCATCGCCGACCTGATCGGTGAGCATCCGGCTGCGCCCGTCGCCCTGGTCGGGGCCCCCTTGAACGAGCGGTCCCTCACGCCGGGACGTTGCGACCTGGGGCCTCGAGCGTTCCGCGCCGTCCTGCCGCGCTTTTCCATCTATGATGTGGAGACCGGTGCAGATCTGGACTGTGCCGTCCATGACGCCGGCGATCTGGCGCTCAAAGCCCTTTCGCCGGCCGAGGCTTTCGAGCCGATCCGCCATGCCGTCGCGGCCCAGGCCGATCGGTCGCTGACGATCATCGTCGGCGGCAATAATGCGATCACCCGGCCCGGTCTGCATGGCCTTGGCCTGGAGCGAGCGGGTCTGCTGACCCTGGACGCCCATTTCGACCTGCGCGACACCGATCAGGGCCTGACCAATGGCAATCCGGTCCAGGCCCTGCTGGATGACGGCCTGGACGGGGTGCGGGTCAGCCAGCTGGGCCTGGCTCCCTTCGCCAACACCCGCCGGGCTCATGAGAAGGCAATGGCCGCCGGCATTACCGTCCGGACGGCTCGCGATTGTCGCACCCAGGGCTTGAGCGCCCTTGTAGCGCAGGAGCTGGAACGGCTGTCGGCGCTGGTGGACGTCATCTATGTCGATGTCGATATCGACGTGATCGATCGCAGCCATTGGCCCGCCTCACCGGGCGCGCGTCCCGGTGGCCTGCCGGCCCAGGACGTCTTCGACGCCACCCGACTTATCGGAGCGCATCCCAAGGTCCGGGCCGTGGACCTGACCGAATATGACCCGTCGCTGGATGTCGGCGACCTGGGCTCACTGACAGCCGGGCGCTGGTTCTGCGAGCTTCTGGCGGGGTTCCAGGCCCGTGGCTGA
- a CDS encoding carboxyl transferase domain-containing protein, whose amino-acid sequence MPKLTSAIDRNSPAFKALDRHNRALRDELRAKVAQAALGGSEASRQRHVSRGKLLPRDRVERLLDPGSPFLEIGQLAANGMYGDARDPEGAPGAGMICGIGRVSGREVMIVANDPTVKGGAYFPLTVKKHLRAQEIAEQNRLPCVYLVDSGGANLPHQAEVFPDREHFGRIFFNQARMSARAIPQIACVMGSCTAGGAYVPAMSDETVIVRNQGTIFLAGPPLVKAATGEVISAEELGGAETHGRRSGVVDHVAENDEHALEIVRSIVATLNTVKDVALDVRGTRAPAFEAEDLYGIIPDDVRAPYDVREVIARIVDGSEFEEFKALYGQTLICGFARIWGYPVAILANNGVLFSESAQKGAHFIELACKRKIPLVFLQNISGFMVGGKYEAGGIAKDGAKLVTAVASAEVPKFTVLIGGSFGAGNYGMCGRAYSPRFLFTWPNSRISVMGGEQAASVLATVHRDAETWTPEQAEAFKAPIRQKYEDEGNPYYATARLWDDGIIDPAQTRDVLGLAISASLNAPIPDTTFGVFRM is encoded by the coding sequence ATGCCCAAGCTGACCTCTGCGATCGACCGCAATAGCCCTGCCTTCAAGGCGCTGGACCGTCACAACCGCGCCTTGCGTGATGAACTGCGGGCAAAGGTGGCTCAGGCTGCCCTGGGCGGATCGGAGGCATCGCGGCAACGCCATGTCTCGCGCGGGAAGCTGCTGCCCCGCGATCGGGTGGAGCGGTTGCTGGACCCCGGCTCGCCCTTCCTGGAGATCGGACAACTGGCCGCCAACGGGATGTATGGCGACGCGCGTGACCCCGAAGGGGCTCCGGGTGCGGGCATGATCTGCGGCATCGGTCGGGTCTCGGGACGCGAGGTCATGATCGTGGCCAATGATCCGACGGTGAAGGGCGGGGCCTACTTCCCCCTGACGGTCAAGAAACACCTGCGCGCTCAGGAGATCGCCGAACAGAACCGGCTGCCCTGCGTCTATCTGGTCGATTCGGGTGGCGCGAACCTGCCGCACCAGGCCGAGGTTTTTCCCGACCGCGAACATTTCGGCCGCATCTTCTTCAACCAGGCCCGGATGAGCGCGCGCGCCATCCCCCAGATCGCCTGTGTCATGGGATCCTGCACGGCGGGCGGTGCCTATGTGCCCGCCATGTCTGACGAGACGGTCATCGTGCGGAACCAGGGCACCATCTTCCTGGCCGGGCCGCCGCTGGTGAAGGCGGCGACGGGCGAGGTCATCTCGGCCGAGGAACTGGGCGGGGCCGAGACTCATGGGCGCAGGTCAGGCGTGGTCGATCATGTGGCCGAGAACGATGAGCACGCGCTGGAGATTGTGCGATCGATCGTGGCCACTCTGAACACGGTCAAGGACGTCGCCCTGGACGTGCGCGGGACGCGTGCGCCGGCCTTCGAAGCTGAGGACCTTTACGGCATCATCCCCGACGACGTCCGCGCCCCCTATGACGTGCGCGAGGTCATCGCCCGCATCGTCGACGGGTCGGAGTTCGAGGAGTTCAAGGCGCTCTACGGCCAGACCCTGATCTGCGGCTTCGCGCGGATCTGGGGCTATCCCGTCGCCATCCTGGCCAACAATGGCGTCCTGTTTAGCGAGAGCGCGCAGAAGGGGGCGCACTTCATCGAACTGGCGTGCAAGCGCAAGATTCCGCTGGTCTTCCTTCAGAACATCTCCGGCTTCATGGTCGGCGGGAAGTATGAGGCCGGCGGCATCGCCAAGGACGGGGCAAAGCTGGTCACGGCCGTGGCCAGTGCCGAAGTGCCCAAATTCACCGTGCTGATCGGCGGTTCGTTCGGGGCCGGAAACTATGGAATGTGCGGGCGGGCCTATTCGCCCCGCTTCCTGTTCACCTGGCCCAACAGCCGCATCAGCGTGATGGGGGGCGAACAGGCGGCCTCGGTCCTGGCGACCGTGCACCGCGACGCAGAGACCTGGACGCCCGAGCAGGCCGAGGCCTTCAAGGCTCCGATCCGCCAGAAATACGAAGATGAGGGTAATCCCTACTATGCCACCGCACGGCTGTGGGACGACGGCATCATCGATCCGGCCCAGACGCGGGACGTTTTGGGACTGGCCATCAGCGCCAGCCTGAACGCCCCCATTCCCGACACGACCTTCGGCGTGTTCCGGATGTAG
- a CDS encoding patatin-like phospholipase family protein, with amino-acid sequence MTKVRRDTLEQALDRLFNSGGGKGASWFALTGGEPLFTEGDQADTLYLLRAGRLGVFRQDEASQTPQFVGVIRPGEPAGEMAMLADTPHTASVVALRDSEILALPRDAFFTAARHQPDLMVELARLMMQRARNRNAAGSEPSVFGFVSSRPRPIRAFVERVAAAIEAQGSSCQVIDHSALSSAADWFSRVEDTHDFVLYVAEQDEPAWASLCARQVDRLFVVADPLLAPARHPVPRSRAFDEQQRTDLILLRDPRMTRPANTKIWLDAVNPSRWFHVQDGEAADAERIARVVTGTAVGLVLSGGGARAYAHIGAIRALAEARIPLDFLGGSSMGAVVAAGPALGWSQEELEARIRKAFVVSDPLSDITMPLVAMTRAGKVARLLQEAYGEIDIADMARPFFAVSTNLTTGRIEVHRRGLLRSAMRASISIPGVMPPVVMDGQVLVDGAVLKNFPAEVMRQFSGGPIIGVDMSQVRGVDPASLENPPSWWRWIASGAWKRGPPIVAVLMRAATLTTDADVDTSRAATDLLIQPTPEGMDIRDWKAFAPAVDAGYSAALAALAGLDTPVTDLRRRPSRVNAAAQPGTAAETAAASSPKGAPETRPKGRPKGPTGTAA; translated from the coding sequence ATGACCAAGGTCCGTCGCGACACACTGGAACAGGCGCTGGACCGGCTGTTCAACAGCGGCGGAGGCAAGGGGGCCAGTTGGTTCGCCCTGACGGGTGGCGAGCCGCTTTTCACCGAAGGCGACCAGGCCGACACCCTTTACCTTCTGCGCGCAGGCCGGCTGGGCGTGTTTCGACAGGACGAGGCGTCACAGACGCCACAGTTCGTCGGCGTCATCCGGCCCGGTGAGCCGGCGGGCGAAATGGCCATGCTGGCCGATACGCCCCATACGGCCAGTGTGGTCGCCCTGCGCGACAGCGAGATTCTGGCCCTGCCCCGCGACGCCTTCTTTACCGCCGCCCGGCATCAGCCGGACCTGATGGTCGAGCTGGCGCGGCTGATGATGCAGCGGGCGCGCAACCGCAATGCCGCCGGTAGCGAGCCCAGTGTCTTCGGCTTTGTCTCGTCCAGGCCCCGACCCATCCGCGCCTTTGTCGAACGGGTCGCCGCAGCGATCGAGGCCCAGGGGTCCAGCTGTCAGGTCATCGACCATTCTGCCCTCAGCTCGGCGGCCGACTGGTTCTCGCGGGTCGAGGATACGCACGACTTTGTCCTGTATGTCGCCGAGCAGGATGAACCGGCCTGGGCCTCTCTCTGCGCTCGCCAGGTGGATCGACTGTTCGTTGTGGCCGATCCGCTGCTGGCCCCGGCACGACATCCCGTTCCTCGCAGCCGCGCCTTTGACGAACAGCAGCGCACAGACCTGATTCTGCTGCGTGATCCGCGCATGACCCGCCCGGCCAACACCAAGATCTGGCTGGATGCGGTCAACCCCAGCCGCTGGTTCCACGTACAGGACGGCGAAGCCGCCGACGCTGAGCGGATCGCCCGCGTCGTGACCGGAACAGCAGTCGGCCTGGTGCTCTCCGGGGGCGGCGCGCGGGCCTATGCCCACATCGGCGCGATCAGGGCCCTGGCCGAGGCCCGGATTCCGCTCGATTTCCTCGGTGGATCGTCGATGGGAGCGGTCGTTGCGGCGGGGCCCGCGCTGGGCTGGTCGCAGGAAGAACTGGAAGCCCGCATCCGCAAGGCCTTTGTCGTCAGCGACCCGCTGTCGGACATTACCATGCCCCTGGTCGCCATGACGCGCGCGGGCAAGGTCGCGCGGCTGTTGCAGGAGGCCTATGGCGAAATCGACATCGCCGACATGGCCCGGCCCTTCTTCGCAGTTTCGACCAATCTGACGACAGGAAGGATCGAGGTTCATCGCCGGGGTCTTCTGCGCAGCGCCATGCGCGCCTCGATCTCCATCCCGGGGGTCATGCCGCCTGTGGTCATGGACGGACAGGTTCTGGTGGACGGCGCGGTGCTCAAGAACTTCCCCGCCGAGGTGATGCGCCAGTTCAGCGGCGGCCCGATCATTGGCGTCGACATGTCCCAGGTTCGCGGCGTCGACCCCGCGTCGCTTGAAAACCCGCCGTCCTGGTGGCGATGGATCGCGTCAGGGGCCTGGAAGCGAGGCCCGCCGATCGTTGCGGTGCTGATGCGGGCGGCGACGCTGACCACGGATGCGGATGTGGATACATCGCGCGCCGCCACTGACCTGCTGATCCAGCCTACGCCCGAGGGCATGGACATTCGGGACTGGAAGGCCTTTGCGCCGGCTGTCGACGCCGGCTATTCGGCCGCCCTGGCTGCCCTGGCTGGCCTGGACACGCCGGTCACCGACCTGCGGCGCCGTCCCAGCCGCGTCAACGCCGCCGCGCAACCAGGAACAGCCGCGGAAACGGCAGCAGCGTCTTCCCCGAAGGGCGCACCGGAAACGCGTCCGAAAGGGCGTCCGAAAGGGCCGACAGGAACTGCCGCCTGA